In Pieris rapae chromosome 18, ilPieRapa1.1, whole genome shotgun sequence, one genomic interval encodes:
- the LOC110999602 gene encoding cleavage and polyadenylation specificity factor subunit 1 — MYSICRQTHPATGVEYAVSCCFFENDEMCLVTAGANILKVFRLVPEGSTKEVNAAGQPIPPKMKLECLASYTLWGNVMSISSVKCPSAGRDLLLVSFREAKLSVLQYDPQTNNLVTLSMHYFEEDDMKNGWTTHPHIPWIRVDPEFRCAVMLLYGKKLAVLPFRKDLTSEEGDPLEAKPLEDDKKNQTQPMMRAPTLASYVIVLKDLDEKIDNILDLQFLYGYYEPTLLLLYEPVRTFPGRVAVRSDTCSMAGVSLNMSARVHPVIWSTGGLPFDCLQAVPVQKPLGGCLILAANSLIYLNQSVPPYGVSLNSIATHTTNFPLRIQEGVCITLDGAKVATLGESRVALALRGGQLYVLTMLSDSVRSVNSFHLDRAAASVLTSCMCVIEEDFLFLGSRLGNSLLLRVTERENRMIFSIDRPLAATVDLTEDTVREIQNKDPGDPVSKRRRMDTISDCVASNVIEISDKDELEVYGSDIRTSTQLTSYVFEVCDSLLNICPIGDVSMGEVQLVSEERRNEHNTIELVACCGRGKNGALAVLQRSVRPQLVTAFELPGCIDMWTVIGEQTEVLRDAHRDMEGTHAYMILAQEDSSMILQTGQEINEVDSSGFMTSAPTVFAGNLGNNKFMVQVTTVAIRLIKNGVLIQSISLDWTARAAITADPYLCVMSTCGRALVLALRELRGKDNVSGRLAPTRQAVPHKPAVVRAAPYRDLSGLFAQNIANVQVKGEFTGKATKNVKAEGLKPGVVYELNDDELLYGGDQTPASMASIMLAEQSKNPDVPRRVSRWWKKQLVEVKPTYWLYVVRDNGNLEIYSLPEMKLSFLVRDVCAGHRILADSLESVAMPLNPSEEEELTSGHSSSVDKLQEMLVVGLGNKGSRVLLLLRMDDQLMIYQAYKYPRGNLKLRFSRMQTTFPFGYKGGCIGCPEDGYEAAALRENVRYMRYFGNVGGYNGVFLCGETPYFLLLTSRGELRLHPISSEEAPVASFASFNNTNCPQGFLYFNAKGSLRISVLPTHLSYDASWAVRKVPLRETPHAVTFHLESKTYCLVSSVAQATTSYYKFNGEDKEKSTENKGDRFPYPMQERFSVMLFSPVSWEVIPNTRVELEEWEHVTCLKNVSLSYEGTTSGLRGYIAIGTNYNYSEDITSRGRIIIYDIIDVVPEPGQPLTKNRFKEIYAKEQKGPVTALTQVLGFLISAVGQKIYIWQLKDNDLVGVAFIDTQIYVHRMLAVKNLILVADVYKSISLLRYQEQHRTLSLVSRDFRSAQIYDMEFVVDNTNLGFLVSEVEGNLALFMYQPHARESYGGQRLIRKSDYHLGQQVHAMFRIAARPMPNVPQKRHVTMFTTLDGGVGYVVPVSEKVYRRLLMLQNVMNNYCCHIAGLNPRAFRTYKFSRRPVSGGAARGMLDGDLVTLFTSMPVGEQQDIAKKIGTKVEEIFGDLYEIDRLTAHF; from the exons atgtattcgaTTTGCCGGCAAACACACCCGGCTACGGGGGTGGAATATGCTGTAAGCTGCTGTTTTTTTGAGAATGATGAAATGTGTTTGGTGACTGCTGGTGCCAATATTTTGAAAGTGTTCAGACTAGTGCCTGAAGGCAGCACAAAAGAAGTCAATGCAG CTGGTCAACCAATACCACCCAAAATGAAGTTGGAGTGCTTAGCGTCATACACATTATGGggaaatgttatgtctatttCATCTGTAAAATGCCCTAGTGCAGGCCGTGATCTATTACTTGTGTCATTCAGAGAAGCAAAGCTTTCTGTCCTGCAGTATGACCCACAGACAAATAATCTAGTAACTTTAAGTATGCATTACTTTGAAGAGGATGATATGaag AATGGCTGGACTACACACCCCCATATTCCTTGGATAAGAGTGGATCCAGAATTTCGATGTGCAGTCATGTTGttatatggaaaaaaattgGCTGTGTTGCCATTTAGAAAAGATCTTACATCTGAAGAAGGAGATCCATTAGAGGCCAAACCTTTAGAGGATGACAAGAaaaat CAAACCCAGCCAATGATGCGAGCCCCAACACTAGCCTCTTATGTAATAGTATTAAAAGACTTAGACGAGAAGATAGATAATATACTAGATTTGCAGTTCTTATATGGATACTATGAGCCTACATTGTTACTTCTATATGAACCTGTAAGAACATTCCCAGG TCGTGTAGCAGTACGAAGTGATACCTGTTCAATGGCTGGTGTTTCCTTGAACATGAGCGCACGGGTCCATCCTGTTATTTGGTCAACTGGTGGCCTTCCCTTTGACTGCCTGCAAGCTGTGCCTGTTCAGAAACCACTTG GTGGTTGCCTGATATTAGCAGCAAACTCCCTCATATACCTAAACCAGTCCGTTCCACCCTATGGAGTATCATTAAACAGTATAGCCACTCATACTACTAACTTTCCGCTAC GTATCCAAGAAGGAGTGTGTATAACCCTAGATGGTGCCAAAGTGGCCACGTTGGGCGAGAGTAGAGTAGCCTTGGCACTTCGCGGAGGCCAGCTCTACGTGTTGACGATGTTGTCCGACTCTGTTCGAAGTGTCAACAGCTTCCATTTGGATAGAGCTGCAGCCTCTGTATTGACCAGCTGT atGTGTGTCATCGAAGAGGACTTTCTCTTCTTGGGGTCTCGGTTGGGAAACTCTCTTCTACTGCGAGTGACAGAGAGGGAGAACAGAATGATTTTCTCCATAGATCGACCGTTAGCTGCTACTGTCGATCTTACAGAAG ATACAGTTAGAGAAATCCAAAATAAAGATCCAGGCGATCCAGTTTCAAAACGACGTCGCATGGACACGATCAGCGATTGCGTGGCTTCTAATGTTATTGAAATTAGTGATAAAGACGAGTTGGAAGTGTACGGCTCCGATATCCGGACGTCCACTCAACTGACGAGTTATGTGTTTGAG GTATGTGACTCCCTTCTGAACATCTGTCCGATCGGAGATGTTTCGATGGGCGAAGTGCAATTGGTGAGCGAGGAAAGGAGAAATGAACATAACACTATAGAACTAGTGGCCTGCTGTGGAAGAGGGAAAAACGGGGCGTTAGCCGTCCTGCAACGGTCCGTTAGACCTCAACTAGTCACCGCTTTTGAGTTACCAG GCTGTATCGATATGTGGACGGTGATCGGGGAACAAACAGAAGTTCTGCGAGACGCGCACAGAGACATGGAGGGGACGCACGCCTACATGATACTCGCCCAAGAGGACTCCAGCATG ATCCTCCAAACGGGACAAGAGATCAACGAAGTGGACAGCTCCGGTTTCATGACGAGCGCACCGACTGTCTTCGCTGGAAATTTAGGAAATAACAAATTCATGGTTCAAGTTACTACGGTCGCTATACGGCTTATTAAGA ATGGCGTGCTGATACAATCGATATCATTGGATTGGACTGCGCGGGCGGCCATCACTGCCGATCCCTACCTTTGCGTAATGTCTACTTGCGGAAGAGCTCTTGTTTTGGCTTTGAGAGAACTGAGAGGAAAGGACAATGTG TCAGGACGTTTAGCCCCCACTCGTCAAGCGGTGCCCCACAAACCAGCTGTCGTGAGGGCGGCTCCTTATCGGGATCTTAGCGGTTTGTTTGCGCAAAATATCGCCAATGTTCAG GTAAAAGGCGAGTTCACAGGCAAAGCAACGAAGAACGTAAAAGCCGAAGGACTGAAACCGGGTGTGGTCTACGAATTAAATGATGATGAGTTACTCTATGGAGGGGATCAGACACCAGCTTCTATGGCCAGC ATTATGTTAGCCGAACAGTCGAAAAATCCCGACGTCCCTCGAAGAGTGTCGCGCTGGTGGAAGAAGCAGCTCGTAGAAGTCAAACCGACTTATTGGCTCTACGTCGTCAGAGACAATGGAAATCTTGAAATATATTCACTGCCCGAGATGAAGCTGAGTTTCCTGGTCAGGGATGTATGTGCAGGACACAGG ATCCTAGCTGACAGCTTGGAATCCGTGGCTATGCCTCTAAACCCTTCCGAAGAAGAGGAGCTAACTTCTGGTCACAGTTCCAGCGTGGATAAACTACAGGAGATGTTGGTGGTGGGGCTCGGAAATAAGGGATCCAGGGTGCTGCTACTCTTAAGGATGGATGACCAGCTCATGATATATCAA GCCTACAAATACCCTCGTGGTAATCTGAAGCTGCGTTTCTCCCGGATGCAGACCACATTTCCATTCGGGTACAAGGGCGGGTGCATCGGATGCCCCGAAGACGGGTACGAGGCGGCCGCCTTGAGGGAGAACGTGCGATACATGAGATATTTTG GCAACGTGGGTGGTTACAACGGCGTGTTCCTTTGCGGGGAGACGCCATACTTCCTCCTGCTGACGTCACGGGGGGAACTCCGCCTTCACCCCATCAGCTCCGAGGAAGCACCCGTCGCATCCTTCGCCTCATTTAATAACACCAATTGTCCGCAAGGGTTCCTGTATTTCAATGCTAAG GGATCTCTTCGAATCAGTGTCCTCCCAACTCATTTGTCGTACGATGCTTCCTGGGCTGTTCGGAAAGTCCCATTACGAGAGACCCCTCACGCCGTGACCTTCCATTTGGAGTCGAAAACCTACTGCCTGGTCTCGTCCGTGGCCCAGGCGACGACCTCCTATTACAAGTTCAACGGAGAAGATAAAGAGAAGAGCACGGAAAATAAGGGAGACAG GTTCCCCTACCCGATGCAAGAAAGGTTTTCAGTGATGCTCTTTTCCCCTGTGTCCTGGGAAGTGATACCCAACACGAGGGTGGAGTTGGAGGAATGGGAACACGTGACGTGCCTCAAGAATGTGTCGCTGTCCTATGAGGGAACTAC GTCAGGTCTTCGTGGGTACATCGCGATTGGGACTAATTATAACTACAGTGAAGACATCACATCGAGAGGAAGG attataatatatgacatCATCGACGTGGTGCCGGAGCCAGGTCAACCCTTGACCAAGAACCGTTTCAAGGAGATCTATGCCAAGGAGCAGAAGGGACCCGTCACTGCTCTCACACAAGTTCTCGGATTTCTCATATCAGCTGTGGGGCAAAag atcTACATCTGGCAATTGAAAGACAACGATTTAGTGGGCGTGGCCTTCATAGACACGCAGATTTACGTGCACAGAATGCTGGCCGTGAAGAACCTCATCTTGGTGGCCGACGTCTACAAGTCCATATCCCTCTTGAGGTATCAAGAGCAGCACAGGACCTTGTCGCTGGTTTCGAGGGATTTTAGGAGTGCTCAG atATACGATATGGAGTTCGTGGTGGACAATACGAATCTGGGATTCCTCGTGAGCGAGGTGGAGGGGAATCTGGCGTTGTTCATGTATCAGCCGCATGCCAGGGAGAGCTACGGAG GTCAACGTCTGATCCGCAAAAGCGACTACCACCTGGGCCAGCAGGTGCACGCCATGTTCCGGATCGCGGCTCGTCCCATGCCCAATGTCCCGCAGAAGAGACACGTCACCATGTTCA CGACCCTCGACGGCGGCGTGGGCTACGTGGTGCCCGTGTCGGAGAAGGTCTACCGAAGGTTGCTGATGCTGCAGAACGTCATGAACAACTATTGCTGTCATATTGCTGGACTCAATCCGAGGGCTTTTAG gaCATACAAATTCTCCCGCCGTCCAGTGTCGGGTGGCGCGGCTCGTGGGATGTTGGACGGTGATTTGGTCACGTTATTCACTTCGATGCCCGTCGGAGAACAACAGGAC aTTGCAAAAAAGATTGGTACCAAAGTTGAAGAAATATTCGGAGATCTGTATGAAATAGACAGACTGACGGCGCACTTTTAG
- the LOC111001374 gene encoding 40S ribosomal protein S11 isoform X2, which translates to MADQTEKAFQKQLTVFLNRKGGLKRKDMRHHKNVGLGFKTPREAIEGTYIDKKCPFTGNVSIRGRILTGVVQKMKMQRTIVIRRDYLHYLPKYNRFEKRHRNMSVHLSPCFRDVELGDIVTIGECRPLSKTVRFNVLKVSKGKGSKKSFRKF; encoded by the exons ATGGCGGATCAG ACAGAGAAAGCGTTTCAGAAACAGTTGACGGTGTTCCTCAACCGTAAAGGGGGTCTGAAGAGGAAGGACATGAGACATCATAAGAATGTTGGTCTAGGATTCAAAACTCCAAGAGAG GCAATCGAAGGAACCTACATTGACAAGAAGTGCCCCTTCACTGGCAATGTCTCAATCCGTGGTCGCATCCTGACTGGAGTAGTCCAAAAAATGAAGATGCAACGCACTATCGTCATCAGACGCGACTACCTCCACTACCTGCCTAAATATAACAGATTTGAGAAGAGACACAGAAATATGTCTGTGCATTTGTCACCTTGCTTCAG agACGTAGAACTCGGAGATATCGTCACTATCGGCGAATGCCGGCCACTCTCCAAGACGGTGcgtttcaatgtattaaaggTTTCCAAAGGAAAGGGATCCAAGAAGTCTTTCAGaaagttctaa
- the LOC111001358 gene encoding MIP18 family protein galla-1 isoform X2, translating into MLSFFSKLSLNNSQKLPVELATPAYMDKSASLQELGYKDNNDLRETIYDFMRTIRDPEKPSTLEDLKVVYEEGIFIKEPTEDNVPVLRVEFNPTVPHCSLATLIGLCIRIKIQRSLHHPVKLDIYIKKGAHTTEDEINKQINDKERIAAAMENPNLRNLVESCIADEE; encoded by the exons ATGTTATCGTTTTTCTCTAAGCTTTCATTAAACAACTCGCAGAAGTTGCCCGTGGAACTCGCTACACCCGCTTATATGGACAAAAGTGCATCGTTGCAGGAACTTGGCTACAAGGACAATAATGATTTGAGAGAAACTATTTATG ACTTTATGCGGACGATTCGGGATCCCGAAAAGCCCAGTACTTTGGAGGACCTTAAAGTTGTCTATGAGGAAGGGATCTTTATTAAGGAACCTACGGAAGACAATGTTCCCGTTTTAAGGGTTGAGTTTAATCCTACTGTGCCTCATTGTTCTCTAGCGACCTTAATTGGACTGTGCATTAGAATAAAGATACAGAGATCTCTTCATCATCCAGTAAAGctagatatttatattaaaaaaggtgCACACACTACAGAAGATGAAA TCAACAAGCAGATCAATGACAAGGAGAGAATTGCTGCTGCAATGGAGAATCCTAATCTGCGGAACCTTGTAGAGAGTTGCATTGCTGATGAAGAATAG
- the LOC111001374 gene encoding 40S ribosomal protein S11 isoform X1 encodes MADQTERSFQKQPTVFLNRKKGIGVKRSRKPLRYHKDVGLGFKTPREAIEGTYIDKKCPFTGNVSIRGRILTGVVQKMKMQRTIVIRRDYLHYLPKYNRFEKRHRNMSVHLSPCFRDVELGDIVTIGECRPLSKTVRFNVLKVSKGKGSKKSFRKF; translated from the exons ATGGCGGATCAG ACGGAACGTTCATTCCAAAAGCAACCTACAGTGTTCTTAAACCGTAAAAAGGGAATTGGTGTGAAACGTAGCAGAAAACCACTGAGGTACCACAAAGACGTGGGTCTCGGTTTTAAAACTCCTCGAGAG GCAATCGAAGGAACCTACATTGACAAGAAGTGCCCCTTCACTGGCAATGTCTCAATCCGTGGTCGCATCCTGACTGGAGTAGTCCAAAAAATGAAGATGCAACGCACTATCGTCATCAGACGCGACTACCTCCACTACCTGCCTAAATATAACAGATTTGAGAAGAGACACAGAAATATGTCTGTGCATTTGTCACCTTGCTTCAG agACGTAGAACTCGGAGATATCGTCACTATCGGCGAATGCCGGCCACTCTCCAAGACGGTGcgtttcaatgtattaaaggTTTCCAAAGGAAAGGGATCCAAGAAGTCTTTCAGaaagttctaa
- the LOC111001358 gene encoding autophagy-related protein 13 homolog isoform X1, which produces MAPDAAFSNIGDKNEFTKFTKFLAYKGVQVIVESRKGVKIDANTKQQSTDTDWFNLQIPDSPEVNQATKNALPSDKILETIRSHLNIEISVQTEDGDEMVLELWTLGLDETQFDSSLKAMNTVYFRMGILLKSLITITRITPAYHLSRKQRTESFTIFYRVYSGEPKVKALGESVKKIQAGMLKTPLGGLGFTVSYRTNFSISPNRSEKNKALLLKSDHFELSPKHIIFETKKKKEPISPQPIDLNKPLRLAAFVDEYLVEEVVKEFFKKFPVPKCRAPKFEMVEDETTICKSTQELDMSVISKSPTSLEMPPKKFPGFRSETEPPLKLLCFPFADNHPIRELAEFYKDFFNAPHLKLSDYDTAFKEKKLEMTTEDFSEDLLKHESSLIEFDQLVDDMCRSAEWSGN; this is translated from the coding sequence atggCACCCGACGCGGCATTTTCAAATATAGGCGATAAGAATGAATTTACTAAGTTTACCAAATTTCTTGCCTACAAAGGCGTGCAGGTCATTGTTGAATCACGGAAAGGGGTTAAAATTGATgcaaatacaaaacaacaGTCAACTGACACAGACTGGTTCAATCTCCAAATACCAGACTCACCTGAAGTTAATCAAGCTACTAAAAATGCTTTGCCATCAGATAAAATACTAGAAACTATTAGATCTcacttaaacatagaaatatCTGTACAAACTGAGGATGGAGATGAAATGGTGCTTGAATTATGGACATTAGGACTAGACGAGACACAATTTGATTCATCTTTAAAAGCAATGAACACAGTTTACTTCAGAATGGGAATCCTATTGAAATCTCTTATCACAATAACTAGAATCACTCCAGCATATCACTTATCACGAAAGCAGCGAACAGAgtcatttacaattttctacaGGGTTTATAGCGGTGAGCCCAAGGTAAAGGCATTAGGCGagtcagttaaaaaaattcaagctGGTATGCTGAAAACACCTCTAGGAGGATTAGGTTTCACTGTTTCATATAGAACAAACTTCTCCATATCACCTAATAGGTCTGAAAAGAACAAAGCACTTTTACTCAAGAGTGACCATTTTGAATTAAGtccaaaacatattatttttgaaacaaagaaaaaaaaggaaCCTATATCTCCACAACCAATTGACCTAAACAAACCTCTTCGCCTAGCGGCATTTGTTGATGAATATCTTGTCGAAGAAGTAGTAAAGGagtttttcaaaaagtttccTGTACCCAAATGTCGGGCACCGAAATTTGAAATGGTAGAGGATGAAACAACAATTTGTAAAAGCACCCAAGAGCTGGATATGAGTGTCATCTCAAAAAGCCCGACGTCGCTTGAAATGCCACCGAAAAAGTTTCCAGGATTTAGAAGTGAAACTGAACCACCATTGAAATTGTTGTGTTTTCCCTTTGCAGACAACCATCCAATACGAGAGCTGGCTGAATtttacaaagatttttttaatgcgcCACATTTAAAGTTATCCgattatgatacagcattcaaagaaaaaaagctTGAAATGACAACTGAAGATTTTTCTGAAGATCTACTAAAACATGAGAGTTCATTAATAGAATTTGATCAATTGGTAGATGATATGTGCCGGTCGGCAGAGTGGAGCGGGAATTAA